One stretch of Arachis duranensis cultivar V14167 chromosome 1, aradu.V14167.gnm2.J7QH, whole genome shotgun sequence DNA includes these proteins:
- the LOC107469870 gene encoding glyoxylase I 4, translated as MANNNNNNNNPLQLKSLNHISLLCGSVDKSIDFYVNILGFCPIQRPTSFDFNGAWLFNYGIGIHLLQSEDPEGMPKILQINPKDNHISFQCESIAAVERRLKQMKIKYVKNIVEENGIYVDQLFFHDPDGWMIEICNCDKLPVVPLCSSSSPFNCNIPNHHLHQQILTMDQQ; from the exons ATGgccaataacaataacaataacaataatccTCTGCAACTCAAGTCATTGAATCACATCTCCTTGCTGTGTGGATCAGTGGACAAATCTATTGATTTCTACGTCAATATTCTTGGCTTCTGCCCCATTCAGAGGCCTACTTCCTTTGACTTCAACGGTGCATG GTTATTCAATTATGGCATTGGCATACACCTCCTCCAATCAGAAGATCCAGAGGGCATGCCCAAGATTCTTCAGATTAATCCCAAGGACAACCACATTTCTTTCcaa TGTGAAAGCATAGCAGCAGTGGAGAGAAGATTGAAGCAAATGAAGATTAAGTATGTGAAGAACATAGTAGAGGAAAATGGGATCTATGTTGATCAGCTATTCTTCCATGACCCAGATGGATGGATGATTGAGATCTGCAACTGTGACAAACTCCCTGTGGTGCCATTGtgctcttcttcctctcctttCAATTGCAATATCCCAAACCACCATCTTCACCAACAAATTCTCACAATGGACCAACAGTGA
- the LOC107469864 gene encoding leucine-rich repeat receptor-like serine/threonine/tyrosine-protein kinase SOBIR1: protein SVRSFRNLRHFNFSGNSFLEGSTPIVPRRFIFAEDDGESNDGITALAPSPRSNKRRRRSYFPSASSPAPGPAPHHHHNHRRKILGWILGFLAGAFAGIISGFIFSLLYKLTKALLKRGGKGAGPDIFSPLIKKAEDLAFLEKEDGLANLELIGKGGSGEVYKAELPGSDGKMIAIKKIIQPPKDASEMAEEESRDLHKKMRQIRSEINTVGHIRHRNLLPLLAHVSRPDSHLLIYEYMKNGSLQDLLHRIQEGNQELDWLSRHKIAIGVASGLEYLHMSHSPRIIHRDLKPGNILLDDDMEARISDFGLAKAMPDAQTHITTSKVAGTVGYIAPEYHQILKFTDKCDIFSFGVVLGVLVTGKLPSDDFFQHTDEMSIVKWMRKVIISENPKEAIDEKLRGNGFEEQMLLVLKIACFCTMDDPKERPNSKDVRCMLTQIKH from the coding sequence tctgTTCGCTCGTTTCGGAACCTCAGACACTTCAACTTCTCCGGCAACAGTTTCCTCGAAGGCTCGACGCCGATTGTTCCACGACGCTTCATCTTCGCCGAGGACGACGGAGAGAGCAACGACGGCATAACCGCTCTCGCGCCATCTCCGAGATCAAacaaaaggaggaggaggagctaCTTTCCCAGCGCTTCTTCTCCGGCTCCCGGACCGGCACCTCACCACCACCACAATCACAGGAGAAAGATTCTGGGATGGATCCTCGGTTTTCTGGCCGGAGCATTTGCAGGAATAATATCCGGTTTCATATTCTCATTGCTTTACAAACTGACAAAGGCATTACTGAAAAGAGGAGGCAAAGGCGCTGGCCCTGATATCTTCAGCCCTCTGATCAAGAAAGCCGAGGATTTGGCATTCTTGGAGAAAGAAGATGGTTTGGCGAACTTGGAACTCATCGGAAAAGGTGGCTCCGGCGAGGTTTACAAGGCGGAGTTACCAGGAAGCGACGGAAAAATGATTgccataaaaaaaatcatacaacCACCGAAGGATGCGAGTGAAATGGCGGAAGAAGAGAGCAGAGATTTGCATAAAAAGATGAGACAAATCCGGTCGGAAATCAACACAGTCGGCCATATCAGACACCGGAATCTGTTACCCCTTCTTGCTCATGTTTCCCGCCCTGATTCTCACCTCTTGATTTATGAATACATGAAGAATGGAAGCTTGCAAGATTTGTTACACAGAATTCAAGAGGGAAATCAGGAACTGGACTGGTTATCAAGGCACAAGATCGCCATTGGAGTAGCTTCTGGACTTGAGTACCTTCACATGAGTCATAGTCCAAGAATCATTCATAGAGATCTCAAACCAGGAAACATTCTTCTTGATGATGATATGGAAGCTAGGATCTCCGATTTCGGTCTTGCAAAAGCAATGCCTGATGCTCAAACTCACATTACTACTTCCAAAGTTGCGGGTACAGTTGGTTACATTGCACCAGAGTATCACCAGATTCTTAAATTCACTGATAAGTGTGACATTTTCAGCTTTGGGGTGGTGCTTGGAGTTTTAGTGACCGGAAAACTTCCCTCTGATGACTTCTTCCAACACACGGATGAGATGAGTATAGTGAAATGGATGAGGAAGGTTATCATCTCGGAGAATCCAAAGGAAGCCATTGATGAGAAGCTTCGTGGGAATGGTTTTGAGGAGCAAATGCTTCTTGTTCTTAAGATTGCATGCTTTTGCACTATGGATGATCCTAAGGAGAGACCTAATAGCAAGGATGTTAGGTGTATGTTAACTCAAATCAAGCATTGA
- the LOC110276683 gene encoding uncharacterized protein LOC110276683: MSDQQKGLIPTFDELLSGIDHRFCVRHLYNNFRKRFPGVQLKMMMWKAAKAIYVQEWKRRMKEIQLIDQGAYNHLMEIPAKYWSKSRFNYFLRVDTLVNNMCECFNSVIVEAREKPIVSTLEDIKIYLMNRWADNIQSIVTYAGEILPKINKKIEREFDKGGEWLAIYAGRDKYEVSSSQGNKDKFVVDLNLHECSCRKFQLTGYPCEHAMSYIRKMCLDVKNYVNKYYRKETYVDYYQHVIYPENDDVLPPVFRKLIGRPKLSRNKTGDEPRNNGPLAKLSRTGQ, encoded by the exons ATGAGCGACCAACAAAAG GGATTGATCCCTACCTTTGATGAGTTGCTGTCTGGCATAGACCACAGGTTTTGTGTCAGACACTTATATAACAATTTCAGAAAAAGGTTCCCAGGTGTTCAGCTAAAGATGATGATGTGGAAGGCTGCAAAGGCAATATATGTCCAGGAGTGGAAGAGAAGGATGAAGGAGATTCAGCTGATTGATCAAGGAGCTTATAATCATCTCATGGAGATCCCTGCCAAGTATTGGAGCAAGTCcaggtttaattattttcttagaGTTGATACACTTGTAAACAACATGTGTGAGTGTTTTAACTCTGTTATTGTAGAGGCTAGAGAGAAACCCATTGTGTCTACGTTAGAAGATATTAAGATTTATCTAATGAATAGGTGGGCTGACAACATACAAAGTATAGTTACATATGCTGGAGaaattttgccaaaaataaacaagaaaattgAAAGAGAGTTTGATAAGGGTGGAGAATGGTTGGCCATATATGCGGGTAGGGACAAGTATGAGGTGTCTAGCAGTCAGGGTAATAAAGACAAATTTGTTGTGGACTTAAACTTACATGAGTGCTCCTGTAGAAAGTTTCAACTAACAGGTTACCCTTGTGAGCATGCCATGAGTTACATTAGGAAAATGTGTTTGGATGTTAAGAACTATGTGAACAAGTACTATAGGAAAGAGACATACGTGGACTACTATCAACATGTAATCTACCCAGAGAATGATGATGTGCTGCCACCAGTGTTTAGGAAACTAATAGGGCGCCCAAAACTAAGCAGGAACAAAACTGGTGATGAGCCACGCAACAATGGACCACTGGCTAAATTATCCAGGACTGGACAATAA
- the LOC107469842 gene encoding uncharacterized protein LOC107469842 isoform X1, translated as MASNQKRGFLYIYKAGNHHQRKKDEDNQGKKSNSSRSWLQRLTRTRNSSNAEKIVVEEGGFVEARNSTSCLELGGGGGGGGEGFVEGRKSVSCIETRTAASSPAVTVSKGVIFEERRKSVSQIEGDFGGGVEKVVVDEGRKSVSQIETLSSVTAYLQVKVLVSDMPSFMQVHAFRSARRTFDSLEQFSSKHIAHNIKKAQLSPHVHCIDSEFDKAYGPVWHCIVGSSFGSFVTHATGCFLYFSMENLYILLFKTKVKKTLGKGTC; from the exons ATGGCTAGTAACCAAAAGAGAGGGTTCTTGTACATTTATAAAGCTGGAAATCATCATCAGAGAAAGAAGGATGAGGATAATCAAGGCAAGAAATCCAATTCATCTAGAAGTTGGTTGCAAAGGCTAACCAGAACTCGAAATTCTTCAAATGCTGAAAAGATTGTTGTTGAAGAAGGTGGGTTTGTGGAAGCAAGAAATTCAACATCATGCTTGGAgttaggaggaggaggaggaggaggaggagaaggattTGTAGAGGGAAGAAAATCAGTTTCTTGCATAGAGACAAGAACAGCAGCATCATCACCAGCAGTAACAGTATCAAAAGGAGTGATATTTGAGGAGAGAAGAAAATCAGTGTCTCAGATTGAGGGAGATTTTGGAGGAGGAGTAGAAaaggttgttgttgatgaagGCAGAAAATCAGTGTCACAGATTGAGACATTGTCATCAGTGACAGCATATCTTCAGGTTAAGGTTTTGGTTTCTGACATGCCAAGTTTCATGCAAGTGCATGCCTTTCGTTCTGCTAGAAGAACCTTTGATAGCTTGGAACAGTTTAGTTCTAAACACATTGCTCATAACATTAAGAAG GCTCAACTCTCACCCCATGTGCACTGCATAGACAGT GAATTTGACAAAGCTTATGGTCCGGTGTGGCATTGCATTGTAGGTTCAAGCTTTGGTTCTTTCGTGACGCATGCAACGGgttgttttctttatttctcaatggaaaatttgtatattttacTGTTCAAGACCAAAGTTAAGAAGACCTTGGGTAAAGGTACATGTTAA
- the LOC107469842 gene encoding uncharacterized protein LOC107469842 isoform X2: MASNQKRGFLYIYKAGNHHQRKKDEDNQGKKSNSSRSWLQRLTRTRNSSNAEKIVVEEGGFVEARNSTSCLELGGGGGGGGEGFVEGRKSVSCIETRTAASSPAVTVSKGVIFEERRKSVSQIEGDFGGGVEKVVVDEGRKSVSQIETLSSVTAYLQVKVLVSDMPSFMQVHAFRSARRTFDSLEQFSSKHIAHNIKKEFDKAYGPVWHCIVGSSFGSFVTHATGCFLYFSMENLYILLFKTKVKKTLGKGTC, from the exons ATGGCTAGTAACCAAAAGAGAGGGTTCTTGTACATTTATAAAGCTGGAAATCATCATCAGAGAAAGAAGGATGAGGATAATCAAGGCAAGAAATCCAATTCATCTAGAAGTTGGTTGCAAAGGCTAACCAGAACTCGAAATTCTTCAAATGCTGAAAAGATTGTTGTTGAAGAAGGTGGGTTTGTGGAAGCAAGAAATTCAACATCATGCTTGGAgttaggaggaggaggaggaggaggaggagaaggattTGTAGAGGGAAGAAAATCAGTTTCTTGCATAGAGACAAGAACAGCAGCATCATCACCAGCAGTAACAGTATCAAAAGGAGTGATATTTGAGGAGAGAAGAAAATCAGTGTCTCAGATTGAGGGAGATTTTGGAGGAGGAGTAGAAaaggttgttgttgatgaagGCAGAAAATCAGTGTCACAGATTGAGACATTGTCATCAGTGACAGCATATCTTCAGGTTAAGGTTTTGGTTTCTGACATGCCAAGTTTCATGCAAGTGCATGCCTTTCGTTCTGCTAGAAGAACCTTTGATAGCTTGGAACAGTTTAGTTCTAAACACATTGCTCATAACATTAAGAAG GAATTTGACAAAGCTTATGGTCCGGTGTGGCATTGCATTGTAGGTTCAAGCTTTGGTTCTTTCGTGACGCATGCAACGGgttgttttctttatttctcaatggaaaatttgtatattttacTGTTCAAGACCAAAGTTAAGAAGACCTTGGGTAAAGGTACATGTTAA